The genomic stretch ttggttagtctatctattactacccaagccgaatcatgctgcttacttgtttgtggcaaacctgtcacgaaatccatagctatatcatcccatttccattctggaatgctaagtggttgcaataagcatgCAAactgctgatgttctgctttcacttgctggcatactaaacatttagacacaaattttgctatatccttcttcatccctggccaccaatatattgccttgatgtcatgtgtcatcttggtcgatcttggatgaactgagtatggggtactatgcgcttcttctaaaatcgtcatcttaatcctttgatcattctGCATGCATACCCGAtacttatatctcaataaccctatacctaatattgagaaatctgcggccttgccttctctaactgcatccatatgtgccactgatgtgtcatcatgctcttgccaatccgtatatcttctaacagacttgactggattgACAAGTTAGCCGTCTTACCGATGACTAgttctattccagcactgatcaactcttgttgtagcggcttttctattccggctagtgctgctatACTTCCATAATTtttcctacttagcacatcagcaactacttttgcctttcccgggtggtataggatttcgcagtcgtaatccttcactaactctaaccacctgcgctgcctcatgttgagctccttctaagtgaagaagtactttaaacttttgtggtccgtataaatctcacaccgttctccgtagagataatggcgccagatttttaacgcaaataccaccgctgccaactccatatcatgagttggatagcgttgttcgtactccttcagctgccttgaggcgtaggctatcaccttgtcattctgcatcagcacgcaacccaaccttgctttgacgcatcgcagtagactacaaacttgttgttgggtgtcggtacacagagtactggtgctgagcataacttatctttaagcaactggaagctttcttcacacttatcagtccagttgaacctttgctgcttccgggtcaggttggtgagtggagtggctatctatggatgctcaaaattcaacaccgatAAAGAACCCACATCCcatgcctaaggtccctggaaagtccaaagcaaccatgtttgaagtccaaaTGACCCTGCTCAAAATGACCATTCCACCTTGGACACTAGTATAGAGCCCAAGCGTCCCGCGCGCCCCAGGACCCTCGTGCACCCAGCACCCCGCGCGCTTCGAGACACCACTAGGAGGCAAGCATCTTGCAGCCCCCAAGACGCCACACGCAATAGTCATGCCCTGGTCCTCGTGGTAGCCTCCTCTCACACACTAGCCTCGTCCTTAGGGGTGTCCACGTGGTGACCATGGAGCAAGGAGAGTTAGAATACGGTTGATACGGTGTCCACGCCAGgctggtagtggcagtacaagaatcgTACATGgccaggactccctcagcacgcttatgaggtcagtaccCAACAAGTGGTGGGGGCATAgtatggtaccaagacaagagcacttttgcaggcccctgacatgtactagagAAGACCATCACTCTTCCAACACCTCTACCATCTGTACTGCTATcatgacagtgtactcatgtactattttttcctgagggaccactatatacaaaggagccattagagctccaatataaatagatgatcacccctccagaaaaggggttggaaaattcattgtatgcagaggctattgagcaatacacatttttcactccattgttcatctatgtttatccttcgataagttcattctaagttttgATCTAATTTCtaacctaatttcgttgacgagatttcaccgtcaacagtttggcgccgtctgtgggaagaacaagcatcaggccaacgttctttcatcactaccaacaaagaaaaatgctaagacgttcaaaacgcctacggcaaatgCAAGATGATGAGGTTTGCGGGGATGGAGTAGAGTGGAGGGcatccaagaaagacccccctccacctaagcatggaggtagacCGGAGGAACCTCTTCCCCCGGGGGAGGAGAGGGAATCATCGTCCCTAGCTATCTAGCCCggcggaggtcattcagagccattagtgtatccacttaactgTCCCCCGTTGACACCACGCTCAGGTCACCAGGACCCCGGTCCTTCGatgcactggccaggcaagggtcccggggtacgctcggtaatttctagctcaaggactcgcttctacaaggatgagattcacaagttgcataaaaagactcgaaggctggaaaccacgatagagaacatgcaggaggttttaaacgacctactgcaagggaagtcaagcatacccctccctaagcgtaaagggaaggagcatgaaaaaggggaaagcgctgtccccgtagacgatgagggaacccaactttccaccagtaaaaccccccagacaaagtaccaggggggacctaggccaacgaaatgtccccaggagcaaaggcggagggaaggtgatggtcaTAAGAACGAGGctgaagtcccctcaaaagaggcaccccctggccttggaaaagagctccatggggagaggtcagaagtaagagacgtaccccctgcggttcccccgagggacacaaccaaggcaagggatcagcccaagaacctgcaaaactccttatgcaaaaagaggaggggactagacaccaaaatgcaaagccctcgaggcaagatcaccGGTGAAATGGCCATTGTTTGATCATGATTATCTCTTTCTTTCAATAGAAATTTTTTTGTCTCTTTTGTGGTTCTTAAGGACACGGGTCAGTTATATATTCTACCCATTTGAATACATATTTATCTAATTAACTCAACCCCGCCACACCACGCCACACATGTCACACACACCTTGAGTCATCTTTACTTGACACACCTTTCTACTTTTGCTAAATTTAAATCATGAAAAAAGCCACACTTTATTGCCTAACTATCCTATCGGAGTCTATTAGTTCTATATAAGCTTCAATCTATATCTTCTAAGTCATCTCAAACAATTATTGAACGTCTACATTTTACTTGCTGCGTGTTTCTACTATGGCACTTCCTCAAGCCAACTTCGGTACCTTTTCTAGTTTTTATTCTAGTTCGAATTAAGATGTTTGCATGCCATGTCTTCAAGGCCAAAGTCTATTGACGTTGATTGGACTACAAAAGTGATCTCTCATGTTCGTGCTCACCAACCTCTCTTTCTCTATATGTATCTTAatatatttggatatatatatatacacattgatCTCTCACATGTGTGCACTTCAATTTCTATTTCTCTCTCCCTATATATGTTATTACTCTCCTGTCATGATTACAAATACAGCAcaatcatgatttttttttttaaatcaaagttTGGTgtctattttaaaaataaaaacagcaGAGTCTGGTTCTGGGCATAAGAATAACTACTTTAAGACAAAAAACATATTACAAAAACTTCTTAAGCATATTATATAtggaattttattttcattttcctGACCTTTTTTTCTTTTGACTTCTTCGACTAGTACATTTTATAACTCACTCAATGTTATAAAGAAAGCCAAATAGAAACATTCAAAGAGGCAAAACAGAGCAAGATTTTCAAAGTTCTTATTTGAAATATACCTCGAGCATTAACAAATCTAATGCAATGCTTCCATTTCAAATCTCTACAAACATAAAGCTAGATTTCGTGAGTAAAAAGAAACCAATGAAACTGAAAAAATAGAATGGAAAAAAGTATAAACCCCATGCCAAAAAGCTATTCTTTCTCACTACATGAGTTATCGTCAGGTCAAAACTCAAAAGGGCATATGCACAATAagatgaaaaataaaaagttaaatCTAGAATAAATCTgatcaaataaaaaaatcatattctATAATAAAACAAACCAATGATCACAATGGTTAGATAACAAAAAACTTCAATAATGAAACTAGTCGAACTTGAGATGAGAGAAGGAGATGCGAGAAAGTATATAGGTCAAAACCATTGGTTATCAAATGTTGGATCCACTAAAGAAGAGCGAGTTGAATGGGTATCAAAGCGTATGCTTGATTCAAATCCGGGTCAGATGTGGTTGTTGCCATATCATAAGGGGTAAGTtttttacttttagtattttgttagtgaatatatataatattaataatgaaatatttttgtgtttttgttagaaagaattggatgcttataataattgattttgaTCACCAATTGTGCTATTTCCTGGATTCTCTTCACAATTTTCCACCAGATGAAATAAAATCTCTCATTTCTCGGTAAAAATCTAACCAATTAACTGCATaatatttaattcatttaaaattaaaaacatctaaatgtttatgttattattatttagtgtCTTTCAACATTTACACACAAATAATGCAAAAACTAAGGAAGTCGCGTGGAGAACAGTTAAGTGTCCTCgtcaaccattacaatcagtacaATGTGGGTCctatgttatgaggatgatgaaggacttcgtgacaaatgagttttcaatgcgatggctaactagtaatgtaagtgaaaatattcattattaaagttctagctttaccttaagattaaatatattaattcaactcatgcaatgaattttattttagtgtggcgggaagaactattacacaaaggatgagatcaatgaagtacgtgaagaatgggcacaatgcgtcatggatttgatgagtactacataggtccactcacttttgttaacttagacttttaatgagatatacttacaatgttaacttagactttcttgaagatatacacacttttgttgcctaactatagtttacaatgcttatgtgagtcattttgtaattaacttaagactcgttattttagatacttagttcaaattctagtattttatattattgtgatatatgttttgttttgttcagttTGTTTGTATAAAAAAACATGATTTGTTTTGGGCATAATACACATTTTAAGAGAAAAAAAACACCATAAGTCGGTTCTACTAAA from Humulus lupulus chromosome 5, drHumLupu1.1, whole genome shotgun sequence encodes the following:
- the LOC133780680 gene encoding uncharacterized protein LOC133780680, encoding MKLVELEMREGDARKYIGQNHWLSNVGSTKEERVEWVSKRMLDSNPGQMWLLPYHKGKNWMLIIIDFDHQLCYFLDSLHNFPPDEIKSLISRVFQHLHTNNAKTKEVAWRTVKCPRQPLQSVQCGSYVMRMMKDFVTNEFSMRWLTSNCGGKNYYTKDEINEVREEWAQCVMDLMSTT